From candidate division KSB1 bacterium, the proteins below share one genomic window:
- a CDS encoding DUF5679 domain-containing protein — protein MAYCVKCRTKTEMTGVQQVTMKNGRPALKGKCSKCGTAMFKILPAKK, from the coding sequence ATGGCCTATTGTGTCAAGTGCAGGACGAAGACGGAGATGACCGGCGTCCAGCAAGTGACCATGAAGAACGGCCGGCCAGCTCTGAAAGGGAAGTGCAGCAAGTGCGGAACGGCGATGTTCAAGATCTTGCCCGCCAAGAAGTAG
- a CDS encoding PTS sugar transporter subunit IIA, with protein sequence MKLADLLSEQVIKIPLEATRKEEVIEELIDLLVRAGKVEDKEKILAAVLERERLMSTAVGDGVAIPHGKAEGVRELAACFGKTKEAIDFQSLDDQPVRLVFMLVGPPEITGPHLKALSRISRLLHKKDFREKLLAARTPREVLNTIANEEARLFEL encoded by the coding sequence ATGAAGCTGGCCGATCTACTTTCCGAACAGGTGATTAAGATTCCCTTAGAAGCCACCCGTAAGGAGGAGGTCATCGAGGAGCTGATCGACCTTCTCGTGCGGGCAGGCAAGGTCGAGGATAAGGAGAAGATCCTGGCTGCCGTGCTGGAGCGGGAGCGCCTGATGAGTACGGCGGTGGGAGACGGGGTAGCTATCCCGCACGGAAAAGCAGAGGGGGTGCGCGAGCTCGCTGCCTGCTTCGGAAAGACCAAGGAGGCGATCGACTTCCAATCGCTTGACGATCAGCCCGTGCGATTGGTGTTCATGCTCGTCGGTCCGCCTGAAATCACAGGTCCGCATCTCAAAGCACTGAGTCGCATCTCGCGGCTCCTTCACAAGAAGGACTTCCGCGAGAAACTCCTTGCCGCTCGAACGCCGCGGGAAGTACTGAACACGATTGCGAACGAGGAAGCCCGCCTATTCGAGCTATGA
- a CDS encoding SpoIID/LytB domain-containing protein → MPKLRKAQQPTVRIGMIRGADEVRLAVCAPHRLFAAGALVEEVEEPREYRVQAGEILPTGLESWVRFAVTRPGQTAVAPCPQGRVRRLTVGRVLKLPRLRADNREVWHLVGPFPDLEAAAAYRRTQPRPGELALLQLPNGEARGWAEVNGRKLDLPVRIEPANSEAPHLLLRNVLIGIEFHWQHYEDEHLRGVLEIAAGHDGKLVAVNELPAEAYLASVNSSEMAADCPDELLKAQTVAARSTLFATLNKHHYGDPFDLCADDHCQCYYGADRERERSWQAVQNTWGEVLVSQGEVCDARYSKICGGIIEDYRFVWEDRAIPYLASGIDGHQPVPFPARSEERARELIDSRPDVFCNTDRYDLPPSLRERCQGLFRWEVRYTQEELQGLLATRVGVRVGRVIDLVPLERGDSGRIVHLEVVGTEGRVLLGKELEIRRALSPTHLYSSCFYVVKEFGEDGLPRAFVLRGAGWGHGVGLCQVGATVMASQGYTYREILAHYYRASDVVRAY, encoded by the coding sequence ATGCCAAAATTGCGTAAAGCGCAGCAGCCCACCGTCCGCATCGGGATGATCCGCGGTGCCGACGAGGTGCGACTCGCGGTGTGCGCGCCGCACCGGCTCTTCGCGGCGGGTGCGCTGGTGGAAGAGGTCGAGGAGCCCCGCGAGTACCGGGTGCAGGCGGGGGAAATCCTGCCCACCGGGCTGGAATCCTGGGTGCGATTCGCCGTCACCCGGCCCGGACAAACCGCGGTAGCCCCCTGCCCGCAAGGCCGCGTCCGACGCCTGACCGTGGGGCGCGTCCTCAAGCTGCCGCGCCTCCGGGCGGACAATCGCGAGGTCTGGCACCTGGTCGGGCCCTTTCCCGATCTGGAGGCAGCTGCCGCCTATCGTAGGACTCAGCCGAGACCAGGCGAACTCGCCCTGCTCCAGCTCCCCAACGGCGAGGCGAGAGGTTGGGCCGAGGTCAACGGGCGAAAACTGGATCTGCCCGTGAGGATCGAGCCCGCCAATTCCGAGGCCCCCCACCTCTTGCTGCGCAATGTGCTCATCGGCATCGAATTTCACTGGCAACACTACGAGGACGAGCACCTGCGCGGCGTTCTGGAGATCGCGGCGGGCCACGACGGAAAGCTTGTAGCGGTGAACGAATTGCCGGCCGAAGCCTACCTGGCCAGCGTAAACTCGAGCGAGATGGCAGCGGATTGCCCCGACGAACTCCTCAAGGCTCAGACGGTAGCCGCTCGCAGCACGCTCTTCGCCACCCTCAACAAACACCACTACGGCGACCCATTCGACCTGTGTGCCGACGACCACTGTCAGTGTTACTACGGGGCTGATCGCGAGAGAGAACGGTCGTGGCAGGCCGTCCAGAACACGTGGGGTGAGGTGCTTGTGAGTCAAGGCGAGGTGTGCGACGCGCGATACTCCAAGATCTGCGGCGGGATCATCGAAGATTACCGCTTCGTTTGGGAGGACCGAGCGATTCCCTACCTCGCCTCGGGTATCGATGGCCACCAGCCTGTCCCTTTCCCTGCCCGCTCGGAGGAGAGGGCAAGAGAGCTCATCGATTCCCGTCCGGACGTGTTCTGCAATACCGACCGCTACGATCTTCCCCCGAGTCTCCGCGAGCGCTGTCAAGGTCTCTTCCGCTGGGAGGTACGCTACACCCAGGAGGAGCTGCAGGGGCTTCTGGCCACGAGGGTGGGTGTCCGCGTGGGGCGCGTGATCGACCTCGTTCCGCTGGAACGAGGCGATTCGGGAAGGATCGTGCACCTCGAGGTGGTGGGGACGGAGGGCCGGGTCCTCCTGGGCAAGGAGCTGGAAATCCGGCGCGCTCTCAGTCCCACTCACCTATACAGCTCCTGTTTCTACGTCGTGAAGGAGTTCGGCGAGGATGGGCTACCGCGGGCGTTTGTGCTGAGGGGCGCCGGGTGGGGACACGGGGTGGGCCTGTGCCAGGTGGGGGCCACGGTGATGGCTTCCCAGGGCTACACGTATCGGGAGATCCTCGCACACTACTACAGGGCATCGGACGTCGTTCGCGCCTATTAA
- the hisS gene encoding histidine--tRNA ligase, producing the protein MARFKAVRGTRDVLPEEWPYWEHIERAIGRVTSLYGYKRIATPILEETGLYVRGVGQGTDIVDKEMYTFQDRGGRSLSLRPEFTAGIMRAYLENGLHVHPKPVKLYAIGPIFRYERPEAGRYRQHTQFNVEAIGEQDPALDFEVIALALHLFREIGISGTRLQLNSTGCPRCRPQYVRRLVEYYKPRLELVCSDCRRRYERNPLRLLDCKVEQCQPVIAQAPDIREHLCGECREHFEALLSYLEAAAIPYEVNRRLVRGLDYYTKTVFEVWVQGIGSQNAICGGGRYDGLIEELGGPPTPGIGFGSGMERLVLTLQEQNVAVATPQRPAVFAAYLGPEAKRAALEIVQALRAEGIPSLISFGERSLKAQLRDAHRAGACVAIVLGEEELRDGQIQLKWLDRGEQARVDRNQLIPTLRQELAQSRL; encoded by the coding sequence ATGGCCAGATTCAAAGCCGTACGCGGCACGCGGGACGTCCTTCCCGAGGAGTGGCCCTACTGGGAACACATCGAACGGGCCATCGGGAGGGTGACGTCCCTCTACGGATATAAGAGAATCGCTACCCCCATCCTGGAAGAAACCGGCCTCTACGTGCGGGGCGTAGGCCAGGGGACCGACATCGTGGACAAAGAGATGTACACCTTCCAGGATCGGGGTGGTCGCTCGCTGAGCCTGCGACCAGAGTTCACTGCCGGGATCATGCGAGCCTACCTCGAGAACGGCCTCCACGTCCACCCGAAGCCGGTAAAGCTCTACGCCATTGGCCCCATCTTCCGCTACGAACGACCGGAGGCCGGTCGCTACCGGCAGCACACGCAGTTCAACGTCGAGGCCATCGGGGAGCAGGACCCGGCCCTCGATTTCGAGGTGATCGCCCTGGCGCTGCACCTGTTCCGGGAAATCGGCATCTCCGGCACCCGTCTTCAGCTCAATAGCACGGGCTGCCCGCGGTGCCGCCCGCAGTACGTTCGGAGACTTGTCGAGTACTACAAGCCCCGCTTGGAGCTCGTGTGCAGCGACTGCCGGCGCCGCTACGAGCGAAATCCCCTTCGTCTTCTGGACTGTAAGGTCGAGCAGTGCCAGCCCGTCATCGCCCAGGCCCCCGACATCCGGGAACACCTCTGTGGGGAGTGCCGAGAGCATTTCGAAGCTCTGCTCAGCTACCTGGAGGCCGCCGCTATCCCCTACGAGGTCAATCGGCGATTGGTCCGCGGCCTCGACTACTACACCAAAACGGTGTTTGAGGTCTGGGTGCAGGGGATCGGCTCCCAGAACGCCATCTGCGGAGGGGGCCGCTACGACGGCCTTATCGAGGAACTGGGCGGCCCACCCACGCCAGGGATCGGTTTCGGCTCCGGCATGGAGAGGCTGGTGCTGACCCTGCAGGAACAGAACGTGGCGGTCGCCACACCGCAGCGGCCGGCCGTATTTGCGGCCTACCTGGGTCCGGAGGCCAAGCGGGCAGCGCTGGAGATCGTACAGGCCCTGCGCGCGGAGGGAATCCCATCCCTGATCAGCTTCGGGGAACGTAGCCTCAAGGCGCAGCTTCGAGACGCTCACCGCGCCGGAGCCTGCGTGGCGATCGTCCTCGGCGAAGAGGAGCTGCGGGACGGCCAGATTCAGCTCAAGTGGCTGGATCGGGGTGAGCAGGCCCGAGTGGACCGGAACCAATTGATCCCGACCCTGCGGCAGGAGCTCGCCCAAAGCCGCCTGTGA
- a CDS encoding RNA methyltransferase: MEELPKAELRRLRSLRNEKGRQEYRLFLAEGYRLVDAALDASAPVLRVLMTEAFSASPEGRALGRKAEAKAIATAVVSENTFAQIATTTHTQGVLAVVRTPGWPDQAPWKSGLMVALSNVRDPGNVGTIWRAAAWFGADRIILGKGCVDPHNPKVVRATMGGLFYVPCEPVEDLANWLAAARAAGYKVFAADVQGETDHWPAEAPEVVLVAGGETEGLSPQIRRVVETTIRIPRWGAGDSLNVAMAVSILLDRWRQARPA, translated from the coding sequence GTGGAAGAGCTCCCAAAGGCAGAGCTGAGGCGTCTCCGCTCCCTCCGAAACGAAAAGGGGAGGCAAGAATATCGGCTCTTCCTTGCCGAGGGGTATCGACTGGTCGACGCAGCCCTTGACGCTTCGGCGCCGGTGCTTCGCGTCCTGATGACGGAAGCGTTTTCCGCGAGCCCGGAGGGGCGAGCGCTTGGCCGCAAGGCTGAAGCAAAGGCCATTGCCACTGCCGTGGTAAGCGAGAATACGTTCGCCCAGATCGCCACCACCACCCACACCCAGGGGGTTCTTGCGGTGGTGCGAACGCCAGGCTGGCCAGACCAGGCTCCTTGGAAGAGCGGGCTAATGGTCGCTCTGAGCAACGTCCGGGACCCCGGCAACGTGGGCACCATCTGGCGCGCCGCGGCGTGGTTCGGGGCCGATCGGATCATCCTGGGAAAAGGCTGCGTGGACCCCCACAATCCGAAAGTCGTCCGGGCGACGATGGGCGGGCTCTTCTACGTTCCCTGCGAGCCTGTAGAGGATCTGGCGAACTGGCTTGCCGCGGCACGCGCGGCGGGCTACAAGGTCTTCGCCGCGGACGTACAGGGAGAGACGGACCACTGGCCGGCCGAGGCCCCTGAGGTCGTCCTGGTGGCCGGCGGCGAAACGGAGGGCCTCTCCCCCCAGATCCGACGCGTGGTAGAGACCACCATCCGGATCCCCCGTTGGGGAGCTGGGGATTCGCTAAACGTAGCCATGGCCGTGTCGATTCTCCTCGACCGGTGGCGCCAGGCTCGTCCCGCCTGA
- a CDS encoding CPBP family intramembrane metalloprotease, translated as MWTQNRDTAIDGVLSLEKSLAILFLTFVLILAAGIAGAVLGGRTEILLSEALVIVPAWIYVARSRLDGRTVFRLRRVPVQALWLSLGIGVAAALLGHELDVLVEQIFPMPLELQKQMEAMLRAKGIADGIILVVAIVGLAGVLEEMLFRGMLLASLEARVDVTRAVLFSALLFAFFHLNPWTAVQILLFGVILGVLAWRSQSVLPAALVHATNNAFEFAVLNLGEDRLRPLFVGKHVSPVLLLLAAVALYLGLRDFYRLFGKGAGDAKIA; from the coding sequence ATGTGGACGCAGAACAGAGATACCGCGATCGACGGAGTCCTCTCCCTCGAGAAAAGTCTGGCCATCTTGTTCCTCACGTTTGTATTGATCCTCGCCGCCGGAATCGCCGGTGCCGTCCTGGGCGGTCGGACCGAGATACTGCTCAGCGAAGCTCTGGTGATCGTTCCGGCCTGGATCTACGTAGCGCGCTCCCGTCTGGACGGGCGGACTGTATTCCGCCTGCGCAGGGTCCCCGTGCAGGCTCTGTGGCTCTCGCTCGGCATCGGGGTAGCAGCCGCTCTCCTCGGGCACGAGCTCGATGTCCTGGTAGAGCAGATCTTCCCCATGCCCCTCGAGCTACAGAAGCAAATGGAGGCCATGCTGCGCGCGAAAGGGATTGCGGACGGGATCATCCTCGTCGTAGCCATCGTCGGGCTGGCCGGCGTTCTGGAGGAAATGCTGTTCCGGGGGATGTTGCTCGCATCTCTGGAAGCCCGTGTGGATGTAACCCGTGCTGTGCTCTTCAGCGCTCTCCTGTTTGCCTTCTTCCACCTGAACCCCTGGACTGCCGTGCAGATTCTCCTGTTCGGGGTGATCCTGGGCGTGCTGGCCTGGCGTAGCCAGAGCGTCTTGCCTGCGGCTCTCGTCCACGCCACCAACAACGCATTCGAATTTGCGGTTCTCAACCTGGGCGAGGATCGGCTCCGTCCCCTTTTCGTAGGAAAGCACGTGTCCCCTGTATTGCTGCTCCTCGCCGCAGTCGCTCTGTACCTCGGGCTCCGGGACTTCTACCGCCTTTTTGGGAAGGGAGCTGGTGATGCCAAAATTGCGTAA
- a CDS encoding T9SS type A sorting domain-containing protein — MVRSFSSRAPRMVLFALAALLELAFLGESAAQWIRTSGPNRGAVNCLAVGQSTLFAGTQGGVFATSDNGDHWTRLVQGLSDTTVRALLFSGTKLFAGTRGGVFVSADYGQSWTMAGFMMSSDVHALALKGTGLFAGVHGFGGILRSQDEGKNWSIVNNGLTNSYVNSLAVAGTRLLAGTQEGIFLSTDDGTNWSQVLPGVNVIALASSGSWVFAGTEGSGLYCSADSGTSWNAVPVPRFFVSSLAIVNQAILAGTEGGIYLSTDNGSTWASVSTGLLELNTTALAVCGEYLFAGSSKGSVSRRPLSEMITSVKRETGPTQTPCQFTLKQNYPNPFNEITVIRLQLSTRSPVSLEVLDSRGRKVATLLDGELPPGAHEVRFDAAGLPAGVYFYCLKAGPSTEVRKAVLVR, encoded by the coding sequence ATGGTACGTTCGTTCTCCTCCCGCGCACCGAGGATGGTGCTCTTCGCCCTCGCCGCCCTCTTGGAGCTCGCCTTCCTCGGAGAATCAGCCGCTCAATGGATCCGGACCAGCGGACCGAACCGCGGCGCCGTGAACTGTCTTGCCGTCGGCCAATCAACCCTGTTCGCTGGGACCCAGGGTGGCGTGTTCGCCACGAGCGACAATGGCGACCACTGGACCCGACTGGTCCAAGGCCTCTCCGATACCACCGTGCGCGCCCTGCTTTTCTCCGGAACCAAGCTGTTCGCCGGCACCCGTGGAGGGGTCTTCGTCTCCGCTGATTATGGCCAGAGCTGGACAATGGCCGGGTTCATGATGAGCAGCGATGTCCATGCCCTCGCCCTGAAGGGGACAGGTCTCTTCGCCGGAGTACACGGATTCGGTGGAATTCTCCGCTCCCAGGACGAAGGGAAGAACTGGTCAATCGTCAACAACGGCCTCACCAATTCCTACGTCAACAGCTTGGCGGTGGCCGGGACCCGTCTCCTCGCAGGGACACAAGAAGGCATCTTCCTCTCGACGGACGACGGAACCAATTGGTCCCAGGTCCTGCCCGGAGTCAACGTAATTGCTCTGGCCTCTAGCGGTTCCTGGGTATTCGCAGGGACGGAAGGAAGCGGGCTCTATTGCTCGGCCGACTCCGGCACCAGCTGGAACGCGGTCCCCGTCCCGCGGTTCTTCGTGTCCTCGCTGGCGATCGTAAACCAGGCGATTCTTGCAGGGACAGAGGGCGGGATCTATCTGTCCACGGACAATGGGTCGACCTGGGCCTCCGTGAGCACGGGCCTGTTGGAACTGAACACCACCGCACTGGCTGTCTGCGGGGAATACCTCTTTGCCGGCAGCTCTAAGGGGAGCGTCTCGCGGCGACCCCTTTCGGAAATGATCACCTCGGTCAAGCGCGAGACCGGGCCGACCCAAACCCCCTGCCAGTTCACTCTGAAGCAGAATTACCCGAATCCGTTCAACGAGATCACGGTCATCCGGCTCCAGCTATCGACACGATCCCCCGTCTCCCTTGAGGTGCTGGACTCCCGGGGTCGAAAAGTGGCGACGTTGCTGGACGGGGAACTCCCTCCAGGTGCCCATGAGGTGAGATTCGATGCGGCCGGACTACCCGCCGGCGTGTACTTCTACTGCCTCAAGGCAGGTCCGTCAACAGAGGTGAGGAAGGCCGTCCTCGTGAGATAG
- the nadB gene encoding L-aspartate oxidase produces the protein MSFLEESVDFLVIGSGIAGLSFALRAARHGQVAVVTKKERAESNTNYAQGGIAAVLNEDDSFELHVRDTLQAGAGLCHPEAVEIMVREGPDCVRELEEWGVRFTKLRTEKGERYELGREGGHSRNRIVHAQDLTGREVERALVTAVREHPNVRVYEDHVAIDLITEHHLGREAEAGAERIHCFGAYVLDVREGIVKKFLARATLLATGGCGQIYRHTTNPEIATGDGVAMAYRAGAAIANMEFMQFHPTAFYTPSGTPFLISEAVRGFGGVLRTRDGHEFMSRYHPMGSLAPRDVVARAIDAELKRRGDECVYLDVTHLPPEKVKERFPNIYESCLRYGVDMTKEPVPVVPAAHYSCGGVVTDLRGRTTIDGLYACGEVACTGVHGANRLASNSLLEAVAFSKRAYQDAARLVSFKPRAIPEFPAWDDSGTFNSEEWVLISHDRHEIQSLMWDYVGIVRSNLRLQRARRRIGLIRTEVEEFYRRTRVTEGLLELRNMAQVAGLVVDCALFRRESRGLHFNTDYPARDDARWQRDTILVRSRRFGLRFLKRVAIQWDDDAAPFVWGL, from the coding sequence ATGAGTTTCCTTGAGGAATCCGTCGATTTCCTGGTGATCGGGAGCGGGATTGCGGGCCTTTCGTTCGCTCTGCGCGCCGCCCGGCACGGGCAGGTGGCGGTGGTGACCAAGAAGGAGCGGGCGGAATCCAATACGAACTACGCCCAGGGCGGAATCGCGGCGGTGCTGAACGAAGACGACAGCTTCGAGCTCCACGTACGCGATACGCTCCAGGCGGGAGCCGGTCTCTGTCATCCCGAGGCCGTGGAGATCATGGTGCGGGAGGGGCCCGATTGCGTCCGCGAGCTGGAGGAGTGGGGAGTGCGCTTTACGAAGCTGCGCACGGAAAAAGGGGAGCGCTACGAGCTCGGGCGCGAAGGGGGACATTCCCGAAACCGGATTGTCCACGCTCAGGACCTCACCGGGCGCGAGGTGGAACGGGCGCTGGTAACGGCCGTACGAGAACATCCCAACGTGCGGGTCTACGAGGACCACGTAGCCATCGACCTGATCACCGAGCATCATCTCGGCCGGGAGGCCGAAGCGGGGGCCGAGCGCATCCACTGCTTCGGTGCCTATGTGCTGGACGTGCGCGAAGGGATCGTGAAGAAGTTCCTGGCCCGCGCCACGCTGCTGGCCACCGGAGGCTGTGGCCAAATCTATCGCCACACGACCAACCCGGAGATCGCCACGGGCGACGGGGTTGCCATGGCCTACCGCGCCGGGGCTGCCATCGCCAACATGGAGTTTATGCAGTTCCATCCCACAGCCTTCTACACGCCCTCGGGAACTCCCTTCCTGATCTCGGAGGCCGTGCGCGGGTTCGGTGGGGTGTTGCGCACCCGGGACGGCCACGAGTTCATGAGCCGCTATCACCCGATGGGCTCCCTGGCGCCCCGCGATGTTGTGGCGCGCGCCATCGACGCGGAACTCAAGCGGCGCGGCGACGAGTGCGTCTACCTCGACGTGACCCACCTGCCCCCCGAGAAGGTGAAGGAGCGTTTCCCCAACATCTACGAGTCGTGCCTCCGGTACGGCGTGGACATGACCAAAGAGCCGGTACCGGTAGTGCCCGCGGCCCACTACAGCTGTGGCGGGGTCGTAACCGATTTACGGGGCCGTACAACCATCGATGGGCTCTACGCCTGCGGGGAAGTCGCCTGCACCGGTGTCCACGGAGCCAATCGCCTGGCCTCCAACTCGTTGCTGGAGGCCGTGGCTTTTTCGAAACGGGCGTACCAGGACGCTGCGCGACTCGTCTCCTTCAAGCCGCGCGCCATCCCAGAGTTCCCCGCCTGGGACGATAGCGGCACTTTCAACTCCGAGGAGTGGGTCCTGATCTCCCACGACCGACACGAGATCCAGTCCCTGATGTGGGACTACGTCGGCATTGTGCGATCGAACCTCCGCCTGCAGCGGGCCCGTCGGCGTATCGGCCTCATCCGCACCGAGGTGGAGGAGTTCTACCGGCGCACCCGCGTTACCGAGGGCCTTCTCGAGCTCCGGAATATGGCCCAGGTAGCCGGCCTGGTCGTCGACTGTGCCCTCTTTCGCCGGGAAAGCCGCGGACTGCACTTCAACACCGACTACCCGGCAAGAGATGACGCCCGCTGGCAACGGGACACCATCCTTGTCCGCTCCCGCAGGTTCGGCCTGCGATTCCTGAAACGCGTCGCCATCCAGTGGGACGACGACGCCGCTCCGTTCGTCTGGGGGCTGTAG